The DNA sequence TTGGCTAAATAGAAAGAGACATTGTGAAAGAGAAGTTGTAAATGAGAAAATGTTGTTTGATATTCTTTAGGTTGCATAAAGAAGTCTCCATTTTGCACTACAAGAATCCCTTTTTCTCTTAAGAGCTTTTTACAATGCTCATAAAAAGTTTCTGTAAATAAAACCTGAGATGGTCCTATGGGATCGTTAGAATCTGTAATAATTACGTCATATTTTTTTTGATTATTTTTAACAAAGTTTACTCCATCATCAATAATCAGATGCAGTTTAGGGTGTTCAAATATCCCTTGTGGGATCTCAGGAACATATTTTTTTGTTAAATCAATAACAAAAGAATCGATTTCAACAAGTGTTACGGAGCGAATATTAGGGTGTTTAAGCACTTCTCGTGCAACCCCTCCATCCCCACCTCCAATAATGAGAACGTCTTGTACATTTCCGTGAGCAAATAAAGGCACATGGGTTATCATTTCATGATAAATAAATTCATCTTTAGTAGTAAATTGCACTGCTCCATCAAGGGTCATTACTTTTCCAAACTCTTTATTTTCAAAGATTAAGACATCTTGATGAGAAGATTTCCCTTCCCATAAAACGGCTTCAATTTTAAAACTTTGACAATAAGTTGGATACAAAGTTTCATGAAACCATTGTTTAGTCATTAAGAATACCTCGCATTTGCTCGTTAAGTGAAATATATTTAGGTTGAAAAATCTTCTTTAAAATAGGGAGGCTTAAGAACGGTTGGCTGTTACCACACATGAACAGATCAATAGCGGCATATTTTTTTTCGGGCCAAGAATGAATGCTTATATGCGACTCTGCTAAAATAGCAATGCCGCTAATTCCGCCATTTGGTTCAAACTGATGTAGATGTAAATGTAAAAGAGTTGCCTTACAAGCAATAACGCACTCATGCAAAGCATTTTTCATGATTTCGAGATTATCTAGATGAACGGCTTCCCAAAGATCTATAATCAGATGCATCCCTGCATAACACATACCATTTTTTTCAATAAAATGATCTTTACTTAATGGGGATGAT is a window from the Candidatus Rhabdochlamydia porcellionis genome containing:
- the speE gene encoding polyamine aminopropyltransferase, which codes for MTKQWFHETLYPTYCQSFKIEAVLWEGKSSHQDVLIFENKEFGKVMTLDGAVQFTTKDEFIYHEMITHVPLFAHGNVQDVLIIGGGDGGVAREVLKHPNIRSVTLVEIDSFVIDLTKKYVPEIPQGIFEHPKLHLIIDDGVNFVKNNQKKYDVIITDSNDPIGPSQVLFTETFYEHCKKLLREKGILVVQNGDFFMQPKEYQTTFSHLQLLFHNVSFYLANVPTYIGSYMTLGFASDIEYRNLTLDILNQRFAQTSIQTFYYHPSMHKACFTLPKSMQETLDSLQNITAP
- the speD gene encoding adenosylmethionine decarboxylase — encoded protein: MSSFQESSPLSKDHFIEKNGMCYAGMHLIIDLWEAVHLDNLEIMKNALHECVIACKATLLHLHLHQFEPNGGISGIAILAESHISIHSWPEKKYAAIDLFMCGNSQPFLSLPILKKIFQPKYISLNEQMRGILND